A window of Phycobacter azelaicus contains these coding sequences:
- a CDS encoding PAS domain S-box protein: protein MVDTATELQNRPDEAADIKLGKVSIPSLFRDLPEAVIVADENRHIVWANNAALMMFGYTIDQLIGQSTALLYPSKSDFVEAGEAHFSNTGTATEHNYECEYVRSSGKVFLGETTGGPMRDAHGTVLGYFGITRDISKTRAVEQLLNSLYKVSSDQSRGTDEKIRAILKLGCEHFQTDSGLVSWVREDDYTVLYSYSDIAEIDRGSTFQIDDCCCAKVLAENGPVACNSSKDSGCAPHPCYSLFVLETYIGVPLIVDGELFGTVNFTSPEPRAPFEAGDLELIKMFAAWIAQQLSIEKELNRLTFLN, encoded by the coding sequence ATGGTCGACACTGCGACCGAGCTTCAGAATCGCCCGGACGAAGCCGCCGACATCAAGCTGGGGAAAGTCTCCATTCCGAGCCTGTTTCGCGACCTCCCCGAAGCCGTGATCGTGGCGGATGAGAACAGACATATTGTGTGGGCCAACAATGCGGCGCTGATGATGTTTGGGTACACGATCGATCAGCTGATTGGTCAGAGCACAGCCCTCCTCTATCCAAGCAAGAGCGATTTTGTGGAAGCCGGTGAAGCGCATTTCAGTAATACCGGCACCGCGACCGAGCATAACTATGAATGCGAATATGTTCGCTCCAGCGGCAAGGTGTTCCTGGGAGAGACTACCGGCGGCCCGATGCGAGACGCACACGGCACCGTATTGGGTTACTTCGGCATAACCCGCGATATTTCAAAAACACGCGCAGTCGAGCAGCTGCTGAACAGTCTCTACAAGGTATCATCAGACCAGAGCCGTGGCACCGATGAAAAAATCCGGGCGATCCTCAAGTTGGGCTGTGAACACTTTCAGACCGACTCCGGCCTGGTCAGCTGGGTGCGGGAGGACGACTACACCGTTCTCTATAGCTATTCAGACATTGCAGAAATCGACCGCGGCAGCACGTTCCAGATCGATGACTGCTGTTGTGCAAAAGTGCTGGCCGAAAACGGCCCTGTGGCCTGCAACTCCTCCAAAGACAGCGGCTGCGCACCGCATCCCTGCTATAGCCTGTTTGTGCTGGAAACCTACATCGGTGTTCCGCTGATCGTGGACGGAGAGCTGTTCGGAACCGTGAACTTCACGTCACCCGAACCGCGCGCGCCGTTCGAAGCGGGTGACCTTGAACTGATCAAGATGTTCGCTGCCTGGATCGCGCAACAGCTAAGCATCGAAAAAGAGTTGAACCGCCTAACGTTCTTGAATTGA
- the gyrB gene encoding DNA topoisomerase (ATP-hydrolyzing) subunit B, with protein MSGNEHAPAEYGADSIKVLKGLEAVRKRPGMYIGDTDDGSGLHHMVYEVVDNGIDEALAGHADAVTVKIHPDSSVSVSDNGRGIPVDIHAEEGVSAAEVIMTQLHAGGKFDSNSYKVSGGLHGVGVSVVNALSDWLELRIWRNGKEHIARFERGDTVKHLEVVGDCGDQTGTEVRFLASTDTFSNLEYSFETLEKRLRELAFLNSGVRIILIDERPAERLETELFYEGGVKEFVKYLDRSKSPVMDAPIYITGEKDDIGVEVAMWWNDSYHETVLPFTNNIPQRDGGTHVAGFRGALTRTINSYAQSSGIAKKEKVSFTGDDAREGLTCVLSVKVPDPKFSSQTKDKLVSSEVRPVVESLVNEKLAEWFEENPNEAKQIVGKIIEAALAREAARKARELTRRKTAMDVNFLAGKLKDCSEKDPSKTEVFLVEGDSAGGSAQTGRDRQTQAILPLRGKILNVERARFDRMLSSQEIGNLVMALGTGIGRDEFDISKLRYHKIVIMTDADVDGAHIRTLLLTFFYRQMPELIEGGYLYIAQPPLFKVARGKSEVYLKDQAALDDYLIHQGVEGAVLKLGTGEEINGQDLTRVVDEARQLKRVLDAFPTHYPRHILEQAAVAGAFVPGAVDADLQGVADRVAARLDLIALEYERGWQGRITQDHGIRLARILRGVEEVRTLDGPMLRSGEARKTGSFTKSLQEIYGQTATLVRKDRVQLIHGPLGLLKAILEEGEKGLTLQRYKGLGEMNPDQLWETTLDPDARTLLQVRVDDMVEADDLFTKLMGDVVEPRREFIQKNALSVENLDF; from the coding sequence ATGTCCGGAAACGAGCACGCCCCCGCCGAATACGGTGCGGATTCCATCAAGGTTCTCAAAGGCTTGGAGGCGGTCCGCAAGCGCCCCGGCATGTACATCGGGGATACCGACGATGGATCGGGCCTACACCACATGGTGTACGAGGTTGTCGACAACGGCATCGATGAGGCTTTGGCGGGGCACGCTGACGCCGTGACGGTGAAAATCCATCCCGACTCCAGCGTCTCGGTCAGCGACAACGGGCGCGGAATCCCGGTCGATATCCACGCCGAAGAAGGCGTCTCTGCGGCCGAGGTCATCATGACCCAGCTGCATGCGGGCGGCAAATTCGACAGCAACTCCTACAAGGTGTCCGGCGGTCTGCACGGCGTTGGTGTTTCCGTTGTGAACGCCCTGTCCGATTGGCTCGAGCTGCGCATCTGGCGTAATGGCAAGGAACATATCGCCCGCTTCGAACGTGGCGATACGGTCAAGCACCTTGAGGTCGTGGGCGACTGCGGCGACCAGACCGGGACCGAGGTAAGGTTCCTTGCTTCGACCGACACCTTCTCGAACCTCGAATACTCTTTCGAGACACTGGAAAAACGTCTGCGAGAATTGGCTTTCCTGAACTCAGGGGTGCGGATCATCCTGATTGACGAACGGCCTGCAGAACGGCTTGAGACCGAGCTTTTCTACGAGGGGGGCGTCAAGGAGTTCGTGAAATACCTCGACCGTTCCAAAAGCCCTGTTATGGATGCGCCGATCTATATCACCGGCGAAAAGGACGACATCGGGGTAGAGGTCGCGATGTGGTGGAACGACAGCTACCACGAAACCGTGCTGCCGTTTACCAACAACATCCCCCAGCGCGATGGCGGCACCCATGTGGCGGGCTTCCGCGGTGCGCTGACGCGGACCATCAACAGCTATGCGCAGTCCTCGGGGATCGCCAAGAAAGAAAAGGTCTCCTTCACCGGCGACGATGCGCGCGAAGGTCTGACCTGTGTGCTTTCGGTCAAGGTGCCGGACCCCAAATTCTCTTCCCAGACCAAGGACAAGCTGGTCTCCTCTGAGGTGCGCCCGGTGGTGGAAAGCCTCGTAAACGAGAAACTGGCCGAATGGTTCGAGGAAAACCCCAACGAGGCCAAGCAGATCGTTGGCAAGATCATCGAGGCCGCCCTGGCCCGCGAAGCTGCCCGCAAGGCGCGCGAGCTGACCCGGCGCAAGACGGCGATGGATGTGAACTTCCTGGCCGGCAAGCTGAAAGACTGCTCCGAGAAAGATCCCTCCAAGACCGAAGTCTTCCTGGTGGAGGGTGACTCGGCGGGTGGTTCTGCGCAGACTGGGCGCGACCGTCAAACTCAGGCGATCCTGCCCCTGCGTGGTAAAATTCTGAACGTGGAGCGGGCGCGCTTTGACCGGATGCTGTCGTCTCAGGAGATCGGCAACCTTGTCATGGCGCTTGGCACCGGTATTGGCCGGGACGAGTTCGACATCTCGAAGCTGCGCTACCACAAGATTGTCATAATGACCGATGCGGACGTGGATGGCGCGCACATCCGCACGCTTCTGCTGACCTTCTTCTATCGCCAGATGCCAGAGCTGATCGAGGGTGGGTACCTCTACATTGCCCAGCCGCCGCTTTTCAAAGTGGCTCGTGGCAAGTCCGAAGTGTACCTGAAGGATCAGGCGGCGCTTGATGATTATCTGATCCATCAGGGCGTAGAGGGAGCTGTCCTGAAACTGGGAACAGGTGAGGAAATCAACGGCCAGGATTTGACCCGAGTGGTTGATGAGGCACGGCAGCTCAAGCGTGTGCTTGACGCGTTCCCGACCCATTACCCCCGTCATATTCTGGAGCAGGCCGCTGTTGCCGGAGCCTTCGTCCCAGGTGCGGTGGATGCTGACCTTCAGGGAGTTGCGGACCGGGTTGCCGCGCGGCTTGATCTGATCGCGCTTGAGTATGAGCGCGGCTGGCAGGGTCGTATCACACAGGATCACGGCATCCGTCTGGCGCGCATTCTGCGCGGTGTCGAAGAAGTGCGCACCTTGGATGGCCCGATGCTGCGCTCGGGTGAGGCACGCAAGACCGGCAGCTTCACCAAGAGCCTGCAAGAGATCTACGGACAGACCGCGACCCTTGTGCGCAAGGACCGCGTGCAATTGATTCATGGGCCGCTGGGTCTGTTGAAAGCGATCCTCGAAGAAGGTGAAAAGGGCCTGACGCTGCAACGCTACAAGGGGCTTGGCGAAATGAACCCGGATCAGCTCTGGGAAACCACCCTGGATCCGGATGCCCGCACCCTGTTGCAGGTTCGTGTGGACGACATGGTCGAAGCAGATGATCTGTTTACCAAACTGATGGGTGATGTGGTCGAACCGCGCCGTGAATTCATCCAGAAAAATGCGCTCAGCGTCGAAAACCTGGATTTCTGA
- a CDS encoding NAD(P)H-dependent oxidoreductase, whose amino-acid sequence MSTKKIIILNGHPGETSLSKSLCDAYSASAKAKGHEVRYHDISAMEFDMDYGQGGYSNPKPLEPDLEAFLKDLEWSDHVVVATPLWWGAIPAKLKGVFDRALLPGRTFDTRNPNMFGVPAPMLTGKTARVLLTSDTPPMLLSLMYSNAIKKIISRQILGFVGVKPTRFSSFAPATDAGGKKVEGWLQKVAGLGAKAA is encoded by the coding sequence ATGTCCACCAAGAAAATCATCATCCTGAACGGTCATCCCGGTGAAACCTCCCTGTCGAAATCCCTGTGCGATGCCTATTCGGCCTCGGCCAAGGCCAAGGGGCACGAGGTGCGCTATCACGATATCTCCGCCATGGAATTCGACATGGATTACGGGCAGGGCGGCTACAGCAACCCAAAGCCGCTGGAACCGGATCTGGAAGCTTTTCTGAAGGATCTCGAATGGTCCGATCACGTTGTGGTGGCAACGCCGCTGTGGTGGGGCGCGATCCCGGCCAAGTTGAAAGGCGTCTTTGATCGCGCACTTTTGCCTGGACGCACCTTTGACACCCGAAATCCGAATATGTTTGGCGTTCCGGCACCGATGCTGACCGGCAAAACGGCGCGGGTCTTGTTGACGTCGGATACGCCCCCCATGCTTTTGAGCCTTATGTACAGCAATGCGATCAAAAAGATCATCAGCCGACAAATCCTTGGTTTTGTTGGTGTGAAACCCACTCGGTTTTCCTCATTTGCACCAGCAACAGATGCGGGGGGCAAAAAGGTCGAAGGCTGGCTGCAAAAAGTCGCCGGTCTGGGCGCCAAAGCGGCCTGA
- a CDS encoding TetR/AcrR family transcriptional regulator, with protein MSRQPQKRRLETRAKLLEVTAKLVAAQGYSALKVEDVVTGAGVAKGTLFSHFRDKDGLLAVLIGAEVMRFLDEMEAAGTPDSREALLQRLAPLLDYIAGDRVIFDLLLRYSGSTGTETDEVITESFYRQIGIWAGWIEALQKTGEVRSDCSPDFLAEGIQAFLNQVIAIWFCMSSPNTATPLEALRPFLEAWLAPPA; from the coding sequence ATGTCACGACAACCCCAGAAACGGCGCCTCGAAACCCGTGCCAAACTGCTCGAGGTCACGGCGAAGCTGGTCGCCGCGCAAGGCTACAGCGCCCTTAAGGTAGAAGATGTTGTGACGGGCGCGGGCGTGGCCAAGGGGACCCTGTTTTCCCATTTCCGCGATAAAGACGGCCTCTTGGCGGTTCTGATCGGCGCCGAGGTGATGCGCTTCCTCGACGAAATGGAAGCGGCTGGCACGCCGGACAGCCGCGAGGCTCTGCTCCAGCGCCTTGCCCCACTGCTTGACTATATCGCTGGGGACCGGGTGATTTTTGACCTTTTGCTGCGCTATTCAGGCTCGACCGGCACCGAAACGGACGAGGTCATCACCGAGAGCTTTTACCGGCAGATCGGGATCTGGGCCGGATGGATCGAGGCGCTGCAAAAGACCGGAGAGGTGCGCAGCGACTGCTCGCCAGATTTTCTCGCCGAAGGCATTCAGGCCTTCCTCAACCAGGTGATCGCCATCTGGTTCTGCATGTCCAGCCCGAACACCGCGACACCTCTTGAGGCTTTGCGTCCCTTCCTTGAGGCCTGGCTGGCACCGCCCGCCTGA
- a CDS encoding LysE family translocator produces the protein MSLTVWDLVLYAGALFVLFLTPGPVWLALVARAISGGFQSAWPLALGVACGDILWPLVAVAGMSWLVSEFAGIMTALRWMACLMFLFMGITLIRHAGVRIQENSALLRPGTWAGFMAGIAVILGNPKAILFYMGLLPGFFDLTAVTWADVVAIVTLSFMVPLLGNLVLAALVHRVRALLSSPQALKRVNTVSGALLICVGLIIPFS, from the coding sequence ATGAGCCTCACTGTTTGGGATCTTGTTCTTTATGCGGGAGCGCTCTTTGTGCTGTTCCTGACGCCGGGGCCGGTTTGGCTTGCGCTGGTGGCGCGGGCCATCTCCGGCGGCTTCCAGTCGGCATGGCCGCTGGCGTTGGGGGTAGCGTGCGGGGACATCCTGTGGCCGCTGGTGGCGGTGGCGGGGATGTCCTGGCTGGTCTCGGAGTTCGCAGGGATCATGACGGCCCTGCGCTGGATGGCCTGCCTGATGTTTCTGTTCATGGGAATCACCCTGATCCGTCATGCAGGCGTGCGCATTCAGGAAAACAGCGCGCTGCTGAGGCCCGGAACCTGGGCCGGGTTCATGGCCGGGATCGCGGTGATCCTGGGTAATCCCAAGGCGATCCTGTTTTACATGGGACTGCTGCCGGGTTTCTTTGACCTCACGGCGGTCACTTGGGCCGATGTGGTTGCGATCGTAACGCTGTCCTTCATGGTGCCGCTTTTGGGCAATCTGGTGCTGGCCGCGCTGGTGCATCGTGTGCGCGCGCTCTTGTCGTCGCCTCAGGCGCTCAAGCGCGTAAACACGGTCTCTGGCGCCTTGCTGATCTGCGTCGGGCTGATCATCCCTTTCTCATGA
- the recF gene encoding DNA replication/repair protein RecF (All proteins in this family for which functions are known are DNA-binding proteins that assist the filamentation of RecA onto DNA for the initiation of recombination or recombinational repair.), whose amino-acid sequence MLALTELTMSHFRSHLRAEMHLDGRPVALFGPNGAGKTNILEAVSLFSPGRGLRRASAAEMTRRPEALGWKLRAVLQAPDQAYEVETWSEGGNARQVRVDNKASNQIALGQICRVVWLIPAMDRLWIEAAEGRRRFLDRIVLSFEPDHAEATLAYEKAMRERNRLLKDQNRDPAWYKVLEMQMADAGHRINAARIAAVSLLQEAQAQAETAFPVAELELIQSEGSMPGSEEDLREALAESRFRDLAAGRTLVGPHRTDLIGTYAAKGVPARDCSTGEQKALLVSLILANARALAAREGAPPIVLLDEVAAHLDAARRAALYDEICALGAQAWMTGTEAELFAEMGTRAQMFEITDTGDGSIIGRRS is encoded by the coding sequence GTGCTTGCCCTGACAGAGTTGACCATGTCCCATTTCCGCTCGCATCTGCGGGCGGAAATGCATTTGGACGGGCGGCCCGTGGCGCTGTTTGGCCCCAATGGTGCGGGCAAGACCAACATTCTGGAGGCTGTGTCGCTGTTCTCTCCGGGTCGCGGCCTACGCCGGGCCAGCGCGGCCGAGATGACGCGCCGTCCCGAGGCGCTGGGATGGAAGCTGAGGGCGGTGCTGCAGGCGCCGGATCAGGCCTATGAAGTGGAAACCTGGTCCGAGGGCGGCAATGCGCGGCAGGTCAGGGTCGACAACAAGGCCTCCAACCAGATCGCGCTGGGGCAGATTTGCCGTGTCGTCTGGTTGATTCCGGCCATGGACCGGCTTTGGATCGAGGCGGCTGAGGGCCGCCGCCGGTTTCTGGATCGCATCGTACTGAGCTTTGAGCCCGACCATGCCGAGGCGACGCTGGCCTATGAAAAGGCGATGCGCGAGCGAAACCGGCTCTTGAAGGACCAGAACCGCGATCCAGCTTGGTACAAGGTGCTTGAGATGCAGATGGCCGATGCGGGTCATCGGATCAATGCCGCCCGCATTGCGGCGGTGTCCCTTTTGCAAGAGGCGCAAGCTCAGGCCGAAACCGCCTTTCCCGTGGCTGAGCTGGAGCTGATCCAGAGCGAAGGAAGCATGCCCGGCAGTGAGGAGGATCTGCGCGAGGCGCTGGCAGAAAGTCGCTTCCGTGATCTGGCGGCGGGGCGCACTTTGGTCGGGCCCCATCGCACCGATCTGATCGGCACCTATGCCGCCAAGGGTGTTCCGGCGCGCGATTGCTCCACCGGGGAACAGAAGGCGCTGCTCGTTTCGCTGATCCTGGCCAATGCCCGCGCGCTGGCAGCCCGCGAGGGGGCGCCGCCCATCGTGCTGCTGGATGAGGTCGCCGCCCATCTGGATGCAGCCCGTCGCGCGGCCCTTTATGACGAGATCTGCGCCCTTGGTGCGCAGGCCTGGATGACGGGCACCGAAGCGGAGCTTTTTGCAGAGATGGGTACCCGCGCTCAGATGTTTGAAATCACCGATACGGGCGATGGCTCGATCATTGGGCGCCGGTCATGA
- the dnaN gene encoding DNA polymerase III subunit beta: MKISIERGTLLKAVAQAQSVVERRNTIPILANVLIEADGDTAQFRATDLDIEVVDKAPAQVERAGATTVAATTLHEIVRKLPDGALVTLTADAATGRLTVEAGRSNFSLATLPREDFPVMASSEYHSNFTANAAMLRRLFDKSKFAISTEETRYYLNGVYMHVADSTEGGKALRCVATDGHRLARIDAPLPMGAEDMPGVIVPRKTVGELRKLLDDDEMDIAVSVSETKVRFATPSITLTSKVIDGTFPDYTRVIPMGNTRRLEVDAAEFAKAVDRVATVSSERSRAVKLQLEEDRLTLSVNAPDSGAAEEELAVAYSDERLEIGFNAKYLLEIASQVDRENAVFMFNSSGDPTLMREGNDESAVYVVMPMRV; the protein is encoded by the coding sequence ATGAAGATCAGCATCGAACGTGGCACGCTTCTCAAGGCTGTTGCCCAGGCGCAGTCGGTGGTCGAGCGCCGCAACACCATTCCGATTCTGGCCAACGTTCTGATCGAGGCTGATGGCGACACCGCCCAGTTCCGCGCGACCGACCTTGATATCGAGGTGGTCGACAAGGCCCCCGCTCAGGTTGAACGCGCCGGTGCCACCACTGTCGCCGCCACGACTCTGCATGAAATCGTACGCAAGCTGCCCGATGGCGCGCTGGTCACGCTGACTGCCGATGCCGCAACGGGGCGCCTGACCGTCGAGGCAGGCCGGTCCAACTTCTCGCTGGCGACCCTGCCGCGGGAGGATTTCCCGGTCATGGCCTCCTCCGAGTATCACTCGAATTTCACCGCCAATGCGGCGATGCTGCGACGGCTGTTCGACAAGTCGAAATTCGCTATCTCTACCGAGGAAACGCGATACTATCTCAACGGTGTCTACATGCATGTGGCCGACAGCACTGAGGGTGGCAAGGCCCTGCGCTGCGTGGCGACCGATGGTCACCGCCTGGCGCGGATCGATGCACCGCTGCCGATGGGGGCCGAGGATATGCCCGGCGTTATCGTCCCGCGCAAAACCGTGGGCGAGCTGCGCAAGCTCTTGGACGATGACGAAATGGACATCGCGGTGTCGGTGTCGGAAACCAAGGTGCGCTTTGCCACGCCGAGCATCACCCTGACCTCCAAGGTGATCGACGGCACCTTCCCCGACTACACCCGCGTCATTCCCATGGGCAACACGCGCCGCCTTGAGGTGGATGCCGCCGAATTTGCCAAGGCGGTGGACCGGGTTGCGACAGTGTCCTCGGAACGCTCTCGTGCGGTCAAGCTGCAGCTCGAAGAAGATCGCCTGACCCTGTCGGTCAACGCCCCTGACAGCGGTGCCGCCGAGGAAGAACTGGCCGTGGCCTATAGCGATGAGCGGCTCGAGATTGGTTTCAACGCCAAGTATCTCCTGGAAATCGCCAGCCAGGTGGATCGAGAGAACGCCGTCTTCATGTTCAACTCTTCCGGCGATCCGACCTTGATGCGCGAAGGCAACGACGAAAGCGCGGTCTATGTCGTCATGCCGATGCGCGTCTGA
- the dnaA gene encoding chromosomal replication initiator protein DnaA encodes MTEEKWGQLRKRLLKTVGQNNFTTWIEPLEFDALEEGVAVFHVPTNFMGNYVSQNFADLILHELTLSGEPVQRLAFKVPANSPVRPVRQVEHAAEPFVELSSGARVDDEQPQALSDAAAAAAPRDGLEMIPAAPLDPRFTFDSFVVGKPNELAHAAARRVAEGGPVTFNPLVLYGGVGLGKTHLMHAIAWELKEQNPQLNVLYLSAEQFMYRFVQALRERKMMDFKHLFRSVDVLMVDDVQFIAGKDSTQEEFFHTFNALVDQNKQIIISADRAPGEIKDLEDRVKSRLQCGLVVDLHPTDYELRLGILQTKVQMHRQTYPELEIADGVLEFLAHRISTNVRVLEGALTRLFAFASLVGREIDMDLTQDCLADVLRASERKITVEEIQRKVSEYYNIRMSDIIGPKRLRSYARPRQVAMYLCKQLTSRSLPEIGRRFGGRDHTTVMHGVKRIEELKTTDGQIAEDVEMLRRSLEA; translated from the coding sequence ATGACGGAAGAAAAATGGGGACAGCTCAGAAAACGACTGCTCAAGACGGTCGGTCAGAACAACTTCACCACCTGGATCGAGCCGCTTGAATTCGATGCGCTCGAAGAAGGTGTGGCGGTATTCCATGTGCCGACAAACTTCATGGGAAATTATGTCAGCCAGAACTTTGCGGACCTCATTCTGCATGAGTTGACCCTGTCCGGTGAACCCGTGCAGCGTCTGGCTTTCAAGGTGCCTGCAAATTCACCCGTGCGCCCCGTGCGTCAGGTTGAGCATGCGGCTGAGCCATTTGTTGAGCTGTCTTCTGGTGCTCGCGTGGATGATGAGCAGCCCCAAGCCCTGTCCGATGCGGCTGCTGCTGCCGCACCGCGTGACGGGCTCGAGATGATTCCCGCTGCCCCGCTTGATCCGCGTTTTACCTTTGACAGCTTTGTCGTAGGCAAGCCGAACGAGCTGGCCCATGCCGCCGCGCGCCGTGTTGCCGAAGGCGGCCCGGTGACGTTTAATCCGCTGGTCCTTTATGGCGGTGTTGGGCTCGGTAAGACCCACCTGATGCACGCCATCGCCTGGGAGTTGAAAGAGCAGAACCCGCAGCTGAACGTGCTGTATCTCTCGGCTGAGCAGTTCATGTACCGCTTTGTTCAGGCCCTGCGCGAGCGCAAGATGATGGACTTCAAGCACCTGTTCCGTTCAGTCGATGTGCTGATGGTAGACGACGTGCAGTTCATTGCGGGCAAGGACTCCACTCAGGAAGAATTCTTCCATACGTTCAACGCCTTGGTTGATCAGAACAAGCAAATCATCATCTCGGCAGACCGTGCGCCGGGGGAGATCAAGGATCTTGAGGACCGTGTGAAGTCGCGCCTGCAATGTGGTCTCGTTGTCGATCTCCACCCCACCGATTACGAGCTGCGTCTCGGTATCCTGCAGACCAAGGTTCAGATGCACCGCCAAACCTATCCAGAGCTTGAGATCGCCGATGGCGTGCTGGAGTTCCTGGCGCACCGTATCTCGACGAACGTGCGTGTGCTTGAAGGGGCTTTGACGCGCCTCTTCGCCTTTGCCTCGCTCGTGGGGCGCGAGATCGACATGGATCTGACCCAAGATTGTCTGGCGGACGTGCTGCGCGCCTCCGAGCGCAAGATCACCGTCGAGGAAATCCAGCGCAAGGTATCAGAGTATTACAACATCCGCATGTCCGACATCATTGGTCCCAAGCGCTTGCGGTCTTACGCACGTCCGCGTCAGGTGGCGATGTACCTGTGCAAGCAGCTCACCAGCCGCTCCCTGCCGGAAATCGGCCGACGGTTCGGCGGTCGGGACCACACAACCGTAATGCATGGTGTCAAACGGATCGAAGAGCTGAAAACCACCGACGGGCAGATCGCCGAAGACGTGGAGATGCTGCGCCGCTCGCTTGAAGCGTAA
- the rpsT gene encoding 30S ribosomal protein S20, producing MANSPQAKKRARQNEKRFAVNKARRSRIRTFLRKVEEAIASGDKEAATAALRAAQPELMRGVTKGVYHKNTASRKISRLAARVKALG from the coding sequence ATGGCAAATTCGCCCCAGGCAAAAAAGCGCGCCCGTCAGAACGAGAAACGCTTTGCCGTCAACAAAGCCCGTCGTTCGCGCATCCGTACCTTCCTGCGTAAAGTTGAAGAAGCAATCGCATCCGGCGACAAGGAAGCCGCAACCGCAGCTCTGCGCGCCGCTCAGCCCGAACTGATGCGTGGCGTGACCAAGGGCGTTTATCACAAGAACACCGCTTCGCGCAAAATCTCGCGCCTGGCAGCCCGCGTCAAAGCACTGGGCTGA
- a CDS encoding enoyl-CoA hydratase yields the protein MAYETINVEVKDHVCLIKLNRPEALNALNNELLTELCAALDEADASDKVRCIVLTGSEKAFAAGADIKEMSQMSFTEVFSSNLFAFVNDRIEAIRKPIIAAVSGYALGGGCELAMLCDFIIAGDNAKFGQPEINLGVIAGIGGTQRLTRFVGKSKSMDMNLTGRFMNAEEAERAGLVSRVVPAKKLMEEAMGAAQKIAEKSLLTAMAVKETVNRSYEMPLSEGMLFERRVFHSMFATEDQKEGMAAFLEKREAQFRDK from the coding sequence ATGGCCTATGAGACGATCAACGTCGAAGTGAAGGACCACGTTTGCCTCATCAAGCTGAACCGACCCGAAGCGTTGAACGCACTCAACAACGAGCTGCTGACGGAACTCTGCGCCGCCCTCGATGAGGCCGATGCCAGCGACAAGGTGCGCTGCATCGTTCTGACCGGATCCGAGAAAGCATTTGCTGCGGGTGCCGACATCAAGGAAATGTCGCAGATGAGCTTCACCGAGGTGTTCTCGAGCAATCTCTTTGCCTTTGTAAATGATCGCATCGAGGCGATCCGCAAGCCGATCATCGCGGCAGTGTCCGGCTATGCGCTTGGTGGTGGCTGCGAGCTGGCTATGCTCTGTGATTTCATCATTGCGGGCGACAACGCCAAGTTTGGCCAACCCGAGATCAATCTGGGCGTCATTGCCGGGATCGGCGGGACCCAGCGCCTGACGCGTTTTGTTGGCAAATCGAAATCCATGGACATGAACCTCACCGGCCGTTTCATGAATGCCGAGGAGGCCGAGCGTGCTGGATTGGTGTCACGCGTGGTACCTGCAAAGAAGCTGATGGAAGAGGCCATGGGCGCGGCGCAGAAGATCGCCGAGAAATCCCTGCTGACCGCGATGGCCGTCAAGGAAACCGTGAATCGTTCTTACGAGATGCCGCTCAGCGAAGGCATGTTGTTTGAGCGCCGGGTGTTCCATTCGATGTTTGCCACCGAAGACCAGAAGGAAGGCATGGCCGCTTTCCTCGAAAAGCGCGAAGCACAGTTTCGCGACAAGTAA